From a region of the Alosa sapidissima isolate fAloSap1 chromosome 9, fAloSap1.pri, whole genome shotgun sequence genome:
- the pdcd11 gene encoding protein RRP5 homolog, translated as MASTEEDFPRGGTVKTTQPTKPEKSHVEVDNLFETRAPEVKKKRKSTNQQDEEQNAKKGKKTKEDSLKLNTASSVDILHLKDLKVGTLLLACVKEVTDFEIVVGLPSGLTGYLPVTNICESYNKLLSEKLDSGENVEDFASLPHLFSPGCVVRAVVSSLVESREGHVSLKVSINPKEVNKALTSGSLKAGMTISGCVESIEDHGYLIDIGLSGTKAFLPKPSAKAAKQELKLGQYVDCLLEDVKNEGRLVRLSVDPAAISEAVADADHGWTLSNLCPGLLVNAKIKKVTVHGLILEFLSSFSGLVDFMHIDPDKTSCYKNGDEVLARVLYVEPSTRQVGLSLRSHLLPPGGSVLESVQSERVGEVLHGCKVAAVHFHSGAILELPDGTKAFGHKNQLKEPKEPFNPSHLQAQAEITCRITDFSPLEQLHLISLRKSTIEAPFFRYNDLKSGQIVEGTILSLARFGLFVKVTDHIKGMVPRIHMADVTLTNPEKKFTVGNKIKCRVLSVDVAGRKLTLTRKKGMVESPLRVFATYADARVGRIGHGFVVCVKEFGCIVRFYGDVKGLVPLRELSTEHVTIPQQLFYVGQVVKAKVLQCDAENEKLLLSFRAVVEGETEGQGQANKPVFNFEIGKNVEARVVGKVPGGLNLAILPEEAPAHLPMMHLSDHASNCPLLWEALQEGDVISDAVCLSKTKQNVILTKKPLLRACLERGAAATEFSGLQLGLELTGWVKNVMPYGVFVEFPHGLYGLAPKAAMSDRFVASTEGVFQMGQTVRAKVTNLDEEKRRFLVSLKASELSSPEEEGQEMLTRGLQERKAATEMISGRDGSDALQQLSSLAVGSRLKLTVDELLEDASCSFSSDDLSTVSILASEHHLAGVTVTSGQMVKAVVLQVDPRTPQVHVSLLPALLSKRKTLVSGSKHEAQILHIDGDFAVVSIGDTAHVTVVPLTAHLNETFGSESEQPKAGDTLRGQVIIVEPVSEALNGLPLVSREAGVSVKPHLSAAAAAAVARRERTISEGRGSLHSFRCGDVVTALVSAIKPMQVRLTLPGDVAGWAHVSEVLEDPEPGSFPTSTLKVGQEMQARVIGGRDVVSHKFLPISHPGFVYSQPVLSLLPRKVKEPVDRNVLEAGIKMDDLLPGQELTCYASKYISAIKCLEVAVTPKITGTVEMLAMTTNAKEAKRPEKLVKVGQAMKAKVVSVSTQPKRLFLSLTGTHTLSPGNVVIAAVSKVMPRVGLLLKLPFGGKGTASILDLLDSYAPNPLQQYSEDQLVRCCILEDNGKNKYHVSLRPSRTHPDKKLPITDAEVLSIEDLKERPVLQGYVAAVGDKGIFVRLSRTITGRVEYKKATNYYVKDHSLYSKHVAPDMLLTVKVLSVNSENSHVELSTLPADTGKADIIPESLRLPLRKRLEKKRKRKITESTVVEAPLEKKRKKKKKKPNAEDNDSGVEVYFREEDTESTEKDPAKVLASKSSTGPARLKVSAGFSWDATLSSLRPATSAPDHQSSAEEEEEEEEQPVEKKTQKKTRKAQEAESKREEAELRQQEAELMDPAQRPQSTHAFERLLLASPNSSLVWLQYMAFHLQATEIEQARAVAERALKTISFREEQEKLNVWVALMNLENMYGSEESLQKVFERAVQYCEPLPVYQRLADIYAQSDKIKEAEDMYKSMVKRFRQEPAVWQSYGAFLVRQGHSDAANALLQRALKSLSNKQHVDLITKFARLEFQHGDKERGKSMFDKVLTSYPKRADLWSVFIDLMIKHGSQQEVRELFDRVIHLSVAVKKIKFFFKRYLEYEKKNGTPDTIQAVKQKALEYVESKGAEEAS; from the exons ATGGCCTCGACCGAGGAGGACTTTCCCCGTGGTGGTACAGTGAAGACCACGCAGCCGACCAAGCCTGAGAAATCTCATGTGGAAGTGGACAACCTATTTGAG ACTCGTGCTCCTGAAGTTAAGAAAAAAAGGAAGTCTACCAATCAACAGGATGAGGAGCAAAATGCCAAGAAGggcaagaagaccaaagaggaCTCCCTAAAGCTCAACACTGCTTCCAGTGTAGACATCTTACATTTGAAA GATCTCAAAGTCGGCACCTTGCTGCTGGCCTGCGTCAAGGAAGTAACTGATTTTGAGATTGTGGTCGGACTCCCCAGTGGCCTGACCGGATACCTGCCCGTGACCAACATCTGTGAATCTTACAACAAGTTGCTCAGTGAAAAGCTGGACAGTGGAGAAAATGTGGAG GATtttgcctctctccctcacctcttCAGTCCTGGCTGTGTGGTCAGAGCCGTTGTGTCCTCTCTGGTGGAGTCCAGAGAAGGCCATGTGAGCCTCAAGGTGTCCATCAACCCCAAAGAGGTCAACAAAGCGTTGACCTCTGGCTCACTGAAGGCTGGCATG ACCATCAGTGGATGCGTGGAGAGCATTGAGGACCATGGCTACCTCATTGATATTGGTCTCAGTGGGACAAAAGCTTTTCTTCCCAAGCCATCTGCAAAGGCTGCAAAACAAG AGCTCAAACTTGGACAGTACGTGGACTGCTTGCTGGAGGACGTGAAGAACGAGGGTCGTCTGGTGCGCCTCTCCGTGGACCCGGCCGCCATCTCCGAGGCCGTCGCCGACGCCGATCACGGCTGGACCCTGAGCAACCTGTGTCCAGGCCTGCTGGTCAATGCCAAGATCAAGAAG GTGACCGTTCATGGACTCATCCTGgagttcctctcctccttctctggcCTGGTGGACTTCATGCACATCGACCCAGACAAGACCTCCTGCTACAAGAATGGGGATGAA GTGCTGGCGCGGGTCCTGTATGTTGAGCCTTCCACCCGGCAGGTGGGCCTGTCCCTGCGCAGCCACCTCCTGCCAccagggggcagtgtgctggAGAGCGTGCAGAGTGAGCGCGTGGGCGAGGTTCTTCACGGCTGCAAGGTGGCGGCCGTGCACTTCCACTCGGGTGCCATCCTGGAGCTGCCCGACGGCACCAAGGCATTTGGCCAC AAGAACCAGCTGAAGGAGCCCAAGGAGCCGTTTAACCCAAGCCACCTGCAGGCCCAGGCGGAAATCACCTGCCGCATCACCGACTTTAGCCCCCTGGAGCAGCTGCACCTGATCAGCCTCCGCAA GAGTACTATTGAGGCCCCCTTCTTCAGATACAACGACCTGAAGTCCGGACAAATAGTAGAG gGTACTATCTTGAGCTTGGCGCGCTTCGGCCTGTTTGTGAAGGTGACGGATCACATCAAAGGCATGGTGCCACGCATCCACATGGCAGACGTCACCCTCACCAACCCCGAGAAGAAGTTTACCGTGGGCAACAAAATCAAATGCcgg gTGTTGTCAGTTGATGTTGCTGGCAGGAAGCTGACTCTGACGCGGAAGAAGGGCATGGTGGAGTCGCCCCTGCGGGTGTTTGCCACGTACGCAGACGCCCGCGTGGGCCGCATCGGACATGGCTTTGTGGTCTGCGTCAAGGAGTTTGGCTGCATCGTGCGTTTCTATGGCGACGTGAAGGGCCTGGTGCCCCTGCGCGAGCTGAGCACCGAACATGTGACGATCCCCCAGCAGCTCTTCTATGTTGGACAG GTTGTGAAGGCCAAGGTGCTGCAGTGTGACGCAGAGAACGAGAAGCTGCTGCTGTCCTTCAGAGCCGTGGTGGAGGGCGAGACGGAGGGCCAGGGACAAGCCAACAAGCCCGTCTTCAACTTCGAGATCGGAAAG AATGTGGAGGCACGTGTTGTCGGTAAGGTCCCTGGCGGCCTGAACTTGGCCATCCTCCCCGAGGAGGCGCCAGCTCACCTGCCCATGATGCACCTCTCGGACCACGCCTCCAACTGCCCGCTACTCTGGGAGGCCCTGCAGGAGGGCGACGTCATCTCGGACGCCGTGTGTCTCAGCAAGACCAAGCAGAATGTC ATCCTGACCAAGAAGCCCCTTTTGAGGGCGTGCCTGGAGCGCGGTGCGGCCGCCACCGAGTTCTCGGGCCTGCAGCTGGGCCTGGAGCTGACGGGCTGGGTGAAGAACGTCATGCCCTACGGCGTGTTCGTCGAGTTCCCCCACGGACTCTACGGCCTCGCCCCCAAAGCC GCCATGAGCGACCGGTTCGTGGCGTCCACGGAGGGCGTGTTCCAGATGGGCCAGACGGTGCGCGCCAAGGTGACCAACCTGGACGAGGAGAAGCGGCGCTTCCTGGTGAGCCTGAAGGCGTCGGAGCTGAGCAGCCCGGAGGAAGAGGGGCAGGAGATGCTGACCAGAGGACTCCAGGAGAGGAAGGCCGCCACAGAGATGATCAGTGGAAGag atGGCTCGGACGCGTTGCAGCAGCTGTCGTCGTTAGCTGTGGGCAGCAGGCTGAAGCTGACGGtggacgagctgctcgaagacGCCTCCTGCTCCTTCTCCTCAGATGACCTCTCCACCGTCTCCATCTTGGCCTCGGAGCACCACCTGGCCG GTGTGACGGTGACCTCTGGACAGATGGTCAAGGCAGTGGTGTTACAGGTTGACCCCAGGACCCCGCAGGTGCACGTCTCTCTCCTGCCCGCGCTGCTCAGCAAGAGGAAAACG TTGGTGAGTGGATCAAAGCACGAAGCTCAGATACTTCACATCGATGGCGACTTTGCCGTGGTTTCCATCGGAGACACAGCCCACGTGACCGTTGTCCCGCTGACCGCCCACCTCAACGAGACCTTCGGCAGCGAGTCGGAACAGCCGAAGGCCGGCGACACCCTGAGGGGACAGGTTATCATCGTTGAGCCCGTCAGTGAGGCACTGAATGGCCTTCCGCTAGTGAGCCGTGAGGCTGGGGTCAGCGTTAAGCCGCACCTCTcggctgctgccgccgccgccgttGCCCGGCGCGAGAGGACGATATCGGAGGGCCGTGGCTCGCTGCACAGCTTTCGCTGTGGGGACGTGGTGACCGCCTTGGTCAGCGCCATCAAGCCCATGCag GTGCGTCTGACCTTACCTGGGGACGTGGCGGGCTGGGCCCACGTGTCGGAGGTTCTGGAGGACCCCGAGCCGGGCTCCTTCCCCACCAGCACCCTGAAGGTGGGCCAGGAGATGCAGGCCCGCGTCATCGGGGGCAGGGACGTCGTCAGCCACAA ATTCCTGCCGATCTCCCACCCCGGCTTTGTCTACTCCCAGCCTGTCCTCTCGCTGCTTCCAAG AAAGGTGAAGGAGCCGGTGGACCGCAATGTTCTGGAGGCCGGAATCAAGATGGACGACCTCCTACCTGGCCAGGAGCTCACCTGCTATGCCTCCAAG TATATTTCAGCCATAAAGTGTCTGGAGGTTGCAGTGACCCCGAAGATAACAGGCACTGTGGAGATGTTGGCCATGACGACCAATGCCAAG GAGGCCAAGAGGCCAGAGAAGCTGGTGAAGGTGGGCCAGGCCATGAAGGCCAAGGTGGTGTCCGTGTCCACCCAGCCCAAgcgtctcttcctctcacttacCG GGACACACACGCTGTCGCCGGGGAACGTCGTCATAGCGGCCGTGAGTAAGGTGATGCCGCGCGTGGGCCTGTTGCTCAAGCTGCCGTTTGGGGGCAAGGGCACGGCGTCCATCTTGGACCTGTTGGACAGCTATGCGCCCAACCCACTCCAGCAGTACAGCGAGGACCAGCTGGTCAG GTGCTGCATTCTTGAAGACAATGGAAAGAATAAATATCACGTGTCGCTCAGACCATCAAG GACTCACCCAGATAAGAAGCTGCCAATCACAGACGCTGAGGTGTTGTCCATAGAGGACCTGAAGGAAAGGCCGGTCCTTCAGGGCTATGTAGCAGCCGTGGGAGACAAGGGCATTTTTGTCAG GTTATCAAGGACCATCACAGGGCGAGTGGAGTATAAGAAGGCGACCAACTACTACGTGAAGGATCACAGTCTCTACTCCAAACATGTCGCTCCGGACATGCTACTCACCGTCAAAGTTCTGAG tGTGAATAGCGAGAACAGTCACGTGGAGCTGTCCACTCTTCCAGCGGACACTGGGAAGGCAGACATCATCCCAGAGTCCCTCCGCCTGCCACTCAGGAAGAGActggagaagaagaggaagaggaagataacAGAGAGTACAGTGGTG GAAGCACCTTTGGAAAAGAagaggaaaaagaagaagaagaagcccaaCGCGGAGGACAACGACAGCGGGGTCGAGGTGTACTTCAGAGAGGAAGACACAGAGTCCACTGAGAAAGATCCAGCT AAGGTTCTGGCGTCCAAGAGCTCCACAGGCCCAGCACGGTTGAAGGTGTCTGCGGGCTTCTCCTGGGACGCCACCCTCAGCTCGCTCCGGCCTGCCACGTCCGCCCCTGACCACCAGTCCAGCgccgaagaggaggaggaggaggaagagcagccTGTGGAGAAGAAG acTCAGAAGAAAACACGTAAAGCCCAGGAGGCGGAGTCTAAGCGTGAGGAGGCGGAGCTGCGCCAGCAGGAGGCGGAGCTGATGGACCCAGCGCAGCGTCCCCAGAGCACCCACGCCTTTGAGCGCCTCCTGCTGGCCTCGCCCAACAGCTCCCTGGTCTGGCTCCAGTACATGGCCTTCCACCTGCAGGCCACCGAGATCGAGCAGGCGCGCGCCGTGGCCGAACGTGCCCTCAAGACCATCtccttcag agaggagcaggagaagcTGAACGTGTGGGTGGCCCTGATGAACCTGGAGAACATGTACGGCAGTGAGGAGAGCCTGCAGAAGGTGTTTGAGCGCGCTGTGCAGTACTGCGAGCCCCTGCCCGTCTACCAGCGCCTCGCCGACATCTACGCCCAGTCCGACAAGATcaag GAAGCGGAGGACATGTACAAGAGCATGGTGAAGCGCTTCCGCCAGGAGCCCGCCGTGTGGCAGAGCTACGGCGCCTTCCTGGTGCGGCAGGGCCACAGCGACGCCGCCAACGCCCTCCTGCAGAGGGCGCTCAAGAGCCTGTCCAACAAACAAC ATGTGGACTTGATCACCAAATTTGCTCGTTTGGAGTTCCAACACGGAGATAAGGAGCGAGGCAAGTCCATGTTCGACAAGGTCCTGACCAGCTACCCCAAACGCGCTGACCTCTGGTCGGTCTTCATTGACCTAATGATCAAGCACGGCAGCCAGCAGGAAGTTAG GGAGCTGTTTGACCGTGTCATCCACCTGAGTGTGGCGGTCAAGAAGATCAAGTTCTTCTTCAAGCGCTATCTGGAGTACGAGAAGAAGAACGGCACGCCCGATACCATCCAAGCGGTCAAGCAGAAGGCCCTGGAGTATGTGGAGTCAAAAGGAGCCGAGGAAGCCAGCTAg
- the zgc:175214 gene encoding RING finger protein 122, with the protein MQPFQWCNGCLCGLGLQRSDCEMTSEDVYHLPLNVYVIVLGIGLFVFMLSVIFCCYLFRLKQQVPREQYSYNEVVLKGAGKKLSLLGQPCAVCLEEFKSRDELGVCPCSHTFHKKCLLKWLEIRSVCPMCNKPILRLQADETPPPQHPRGAEGPQDPEEV; encoded by the exons ATGCAACCATTCCAATGGTGTAACG gaTGCCTCTGTGGTCTGGGACTGCAGCGCTCGGACTGCGAGATGACCTCTGAGGACGTCTACCACCTGCCCCTCAACGTCTACGTCATCGTGCTGGGCATAGGCCTCTTCGTCTTCATGCTCAGCGTCATCTTCTGCTGCTACCTGTTCAg GTTGAAACAGCAGGTTCCACGTGAGCAGTACAGCTACAACGAG GTGGTTCTAAAGGGTGCAGGGAAGAAGTTGTCTCTGCTTGGA CAGCCATGTGCAGTATGCCTGGAGGAATTCAAGAGCAGAGACGAGCTTGGGGTGTGCCCCTGTTCGCACACCTTCCATAAGAA gtgccTGCTGAAGTGGCTGGAGATCCGCAGCGTGTGCCCCATGTGCAACAAGCCCATCCTGCGCCTGCAGGCCGACGAGACGCCACCGCCCCAGCACCCCCGCGGAGCCGAGGGCCCGCAGGACCCTGAGGAGGTCTGA